A section of the Meles meles chromosome 8, mMelMel3.1 paternal haplotype, whole genome shotgun sequence genome encodes:
- the LOC123950040 gene encoding LOW QUALITY PROTEIN: olfactory receptor 502-like (The sequence of the model RefSeq protein was modified relative to this genomic sequence to represent the inferred CDS: substituted 1 base at 1 genomic stop codon) yields MDSLEGGNHTAVTGFILLGLTDDPVLQVILFLTILCLYLVTISGNLSTIILIRISSQLHHPMYFFLSHLALADIGYSSAVTPNMLVNFLVERNTISYLGCAIQLGSVVFFGSSECFLLAAMAYDRFMAICNPLLYSTKMCTQVCVRLLAVTYIGSFLNASSFTICFSLLLFCGPNQVNHFFCDFAPLVKLSCSDSSIPAVVPSFTAGSIIVVTVCVIAVSYICILVTILKMRSTEGRRKAFSTCTSHLTAVTLFYGTITFIYVMPKSFYSTDXNKVVSVFYLIVVPMLNPLIYSLRNSEIKGALKRELTRKIFS; encoded by the coding sequence ATGGATTCCTTGGAGGGTGGGAACCACACTGCAGTGACAGGGTTCATTTTACTGGGCCTAACCGATGACCCTGTCCTTCAAGTCATCCTCTTCCTGACCATCCTCTGCCTCTACCTGGTGACCATATCTGGTAACCTTAGCACAATCATTCTGATCAGGATCTCCTCGCAGCTTCACCaccctatgtatttttttctgagccACTTGGCCTTGGCTGACATAGGCTATTCTTCTGCTGTCACACCCAACATGCTTGTAAACTTCCTGGTGGAGAGAAATACCATCTCCTATCTTGGATGTGCCATCCAGCTGGGCTCAGTTGTTTTCTTTGGGTCAAGTGAGTGCTTCCTGCTGGCTGCCATGGCATATGATCGCTTCATGGCAATCTGCAACCCGCTGCTTTATTCAACCAAAATGTGCACACAAGTTTGTGTTCGCCTACTCGCTGTGACTTACATAGGTAGTTTTCTCAATGCTTCCTCTTTTACTATTTGCTTCTCACTCTTACTCTTCTGTGGACCAAATCAAGTCAAccattttttctgtgattttgCTCCTTTAGTTAAGCTCTCCTGTTCTGATAGCAGTATCCCCGCCGTTGTCCCCTCATTTACGGCTGGCTCCATCATCGTGGTCACTGTGTGTGTCATAGCGGTTTCCTACATCTGTATTCTCGTCACAATCCTGAAGATGCGCTCCACTGAGGGACGCCGCAAGGCCTTCTCTACTTGCACGtcccacctcacagcagtcactCTGTTCTATGGGACCATCACATTCATCTATGTGATGCCCAAGTCCTTCTACTCAACTGACTAGAACAAGGTGGTGTCTGTGTTCTACCTGATAGTGGTCCCCATGTTGAACCCCCTCATCTACAGCCTCAGGAATAGTGAGATAAAGGGGGCGCTGAAGAGGGAGCTcaccagaaaaatattttcttag
- the LOC123948069 gene encoding olfactory receptor 10T2-like: protein MGNHTTVSTFLLWGFSSFPDLQGPLFAMIFFSHMTILAANVSIMVAIKLSHNLHTPMYFFLCALSFSETCTTMAVIPRMLEDLLSDSKTISLPECATQMFFFFGLAANNCFIMAAMSYDRYTAIHNPLHYPILMTHKICFRFIMASWMLGFLVSLCIVIIVFNLSFCDSNIIEHFFCDISPVVCLACDYTSHQEMAIFVLSAFVLAGSFVFIMMSYIFIVSTVVKMPSAQRRYKAFSTCSSHLTVVCIHYGFAGFVYLRPKDRDSFREDMLMAVTYTVLTPLLNPIVYSLRNKEMQTALRKVLGKSNRLIPQMVNKRTSDT, encoded by the coding sequence ATGGGCAATCACACCACAGTGAGCACCTTCCTTCTGTGGGGGTTTTCCAGTTTCCCAGACCTGCAGGGTCCCCTCTTTGCGATGATCTTCTTCTCTCATATGACCATCCTAGCTGCAAATGTGTCCATAATGGTGGCCATCAAACTCAGTCACAACcttcacacccccatgtactttttcctctgtGCCCTATCCTTTTCAGAAACCTGTACCACCATGGCAGTCATCCCTCGCATGTTAGAGGACTTGCTGTCTGACAGCAAGACCATTTCTCTTCCTGAGTGTGCCACGcagatgtttttcttctttggcttAGCCGCAAATAACTGCTTCATCATGGCTGCCATGTCCTATGACCGCTATACTGCCATTCACAACCCACTGCACTACCCCATCTTGATGACCCATAAGATCTGCTTTCGGTTCATCATGGCCTCCTGGATGCTTGGGTTTCTGGTTTCTCTATGCATCGTCATCATTGTATTcaacttgtctttctgtgactccaaCATCATCGAGCACTTCTTCTGTGACATCTCACCTGTGGTCTGCCTTGCGTGTGACTACACCTCCCATCAGGAAATGGCGATTTTTGTGCTCTCTGCCTTTGTGTTGGCTGGCAGCTTTGTCTTCATCATGATGTCCTACATCTTCATTGTGTCCACAGTTGTGAAGATGCCCTCTGCCCAGAGGAGGTATAAGGCCTTCTCCACTTGCTCCTCTCACCTCACCGTGGTGTGCATACACTATGGATTTGCTGGTTTTGTCTATCTGAGGCCCAAGGACAGGGACTCGTTCCGTGAGGACATGCTGATGGCTGTCACATATACAGTGCTGACACCTCTGCTTAACCCCATCGTGTACAGtctcagaaacaaagaaatgcaGACGGCCCTAAGGAAGGTATTAGGCAAGTCAAATAGGCTCATCCCTCAGATGGTGAATAAAAGAACATCAGACACTTAA